One part of the Anaeromyxobacter sp. Fw109-5 genome encodes these proteins:
- the polX gene encoding DNA polymerase/3'-5' exonuclease PolX — translation MENAEIARVLSEIADLLELSEGNAFKVRAYRRAAQAVDLHPASVAELWRAGRAGELHGVGAHLAERIGELVETGECREHGRLAAGVPPGVLAMLRLEGMGPKAVAAVWKELGVTDLAALEDACRSGRILAATRMGPARARALLAAIARHRARAGRMPLHRALEYAEGILARLRTVPGVRRAEVAGGLRRRTETVDDLELLVAADDAAPVLRAFCGLPGVEPVLGQATTTTQAKARLRAGIRADLRVLPPGCFGAALHHFTGSKEHTVAIRRRAAQRGLDLSEYGVFDREGRRLGGAEEIEVFRAVGLPFIPPELREGSGELEAAEAGRLPRLVEESELLGDLHVHSRASSDGRSTLEELARAARALGRRYLAVTDHSRSRPLGLDAERLRAHAAEVRALDARLGGEPQLLAGVEVDVLPSGALDLPEDVLADMDLVVAGVHARFGDSSARTTERLERALRSGVVHVLAHPTGRELGLRDAYPLDLERLLSVAREEGVALEVNAMPERLDLTDAGCRAAGAAGVPVVISTDAHDAAQLANLRYGVWVARRGWLEAKDVLNTLPLEGLARRLARVTRAPDRAHGGSSR, via the coding sequence ATGGAGAACGCCGAGATCGCCCGGGTCCTTTCGGAGATCGCCGACCTCCTCGAGCTCTCAGAAGGCAACGCGTTCAAGGTGCGCGCCTACCGGCGCGCGGCGCAGGCGGTGGACCTCCACCCCGCCTCGGTCGCGGAGCTGTGGCGGGCGGGGCGCGCGGGGGAGCTGCACGGGGTGGGCGCCCACCTCGCCGAGAGGATCGGCGAGCTGGTCGAGACCGGAGAGTGCCGCGAGCACGGCCGGCTCGCCGCGGGCGTGCCGCCCGGCGTGCTCGCCATGCTGCGGCTCGAGGGGATGGGGCCGAAGGCGGTCGCCGCCGTCTGGAAGGAGCTCGGCGTCACCGATCTGGCCGCCCTCGAGGACGCCTGCCGCTCGGGGCGCATCCTGGCGGCGACGCGCATGGGTCCGGCCCGGGCGCGCGCGCTGCTCGCCGCGATCGCGCGTCACCGGGCGCGGGCGGGACGGATGCCGCTCCACCGCGCCCTCGAGTACGCCGAGGGCATCCTCGCGCGGCTGCGCACCGTCCCCGGGGTGCGCCGCGCCGAGGTGGCCGGCGGCCTCCGCCGCCGCACGGAGACGGTGGACGATCTCGAACTCCTCGTCGCCGCCGACGACGCGGCGCCCGTGCTCCGCGCCTTCTGCGGGCTCCCCGGCGTGGAGCCGGTGCTCGGGCAGGCGACCACCACCACCCAGGCCAAGGCGCGGCTGCGCGCGGGGATCCGGGCGGACCTGCGGGTCCTGCCGCCCGGTTGCTTCGGCGCGGCGCTGCACCACTTCACCGGCAGCAAGGAGCACACCGTCGCGATCCGGAGGCGCGCCGCCCAGCGTGGCCTCGACCTCTCCGAGTACGGGGTGTTCGACCGCGAGGGCCGGCGGCTCGGCGGCGCCGAGGAGATCGAGGTCTTCCGGGCGGTCGGGCTGCCGTTCATCCCGCCCGAGCTGCGGGAGGGGTCAGGCGAGCTCGAGGCCGCCGAGGCGGGGCGGCTGCCGCGCCTGGTCGAGGAGTCGGAGCTCCTCGGCGACCTGCACGTCCACTCCCGCGCCTCGAGCGACGGGCGCTCCACCCTGGAGGAGCTCGCCCGGGCGGCACGCGCGCTCGGGCGCCGCTACCTCGCGGTGACCGACCACTCCCGCTCCCGCCCGCTCGGCCTCGACGCCGAGCGCCTGCGGGCGCACGCCGCGGAGGTCCGCGCCCTCGACGCGCGCCTCGGCGGCGAGCCGCAGCTCCTCGCCGGGGTGGAGGTGGACGTGCTGCCCTCCGGCGCGCTCGACCTCCCCGAGGACGTCCTCGCCGACATGGATCTGGTCGTGGCCGGCGTCCACGCGCGCTTCGGGGACTCGTCCGCGCGCACCACCGAGCGCCTCGAGCGCGCGCTGCGCAGCGGCGTCGTCCACGTGCTCGCGCACCCCACCGGCCGGGAGCTCGGCCTGCGGGACGCCTACCCGCTGGACCTCGAGCGCCTGCTCTCCGTGGCGCGCGAGGAGGGGGTCGCGCTCGAGGTGAACGCGATGCCCGAGCGGCTCGACCTCACCGACGCCGGGTGCCGCGCCGCCGGGGCGGCGGGGGTGCCGGTGGTGATCTCGACGGACGCGCACGACGCGGCCCAGCTCGCGAACCTGCGTTACGGAGTGTGGGTGGCGCGCCGCGGGTGGCTCGAGGCGAAGGACGTGCTGAACACGCTGCCGCTCGAGGGGCTCGCCCGTCGACTCGCCCGCGTCACGCGGGCGCCGGACCGAGCCCACGGCGGGAGCTCGCGGTGA
- a CDS encoding DUF6600 domain-containing protein, whose protein sequence is MAAKTVGALVGALLLFCGAGAAPGRAAAQAGGAAVSFEVFESGLAPYGEWVVAGSYGRVFRPSGVAPGWRPYTQGEWVWTVEGWFWASDEPWAWAAYHYGRWIFDPWLGWIWVPGYDWAPAWVAWRVGGGYIGWAPLPPGVVTWWVEPVPIVVTSWVFVPVRRFVGHPVHRALVPPARVPELVPRTRPAPPRSAGVAPAPPRGGPPRPLVEAEIGRPVRPAPIVAVPSPDAARRRSGDAVPAFRPAAKPAPAPAKAPAPSTARERRPEPAPAPATGARAPASPPSGKAETAPRAAPGSAPAAPAPAPAPKGGEARPARPPEANSGATAPSPAPAPAPARRP, encoded by the coding sequence ATGGCGGCCAAGACGGTGGGAGCCCTCGTCGGTGCGCTGCTCCTCTTCTGTGGAGCCGGTGCCGCTCCGGGGCGCGCCGCGGCGCAGGCCGGAGGGGCCGCGGTCTCCTTCGAGGTGTTCGAGAGCGGGCTGGCGCCGTACGGCGAGTGGGTGGTCGCGGGGAGCTACGGCCGCGTCTTCCGTCCGTCCGGCGTCGCCCCGGGCTGGCGTCCGTACACGCAGGGTGAATGGGTCTGGACGGTCGAGGGCTGGTTCTGGGCGAGCGACGAGCCCTGGGCGTGGGCGGCCTACCATTACGGCCGCTGGATCTTCGATCCGTGGCTCGGGTGGATCTGGGTCCCTGGGTACGACTGGGCGCCGGCCTGGGTCGCCTGGCGCGTGGGGGGCGGGTACATCGGGTGGGCGCCGCTCCCGCCCGGCGTGGTGACGTGGTGGGTCGAGCCGGTGCCGATCGTGGTGACGAGCTGGGTGTTCGTGCCGGTGCGCCGCTTCGTGGGTCACCCCGTTCACCGCGCGCTCGTGCCGCCCGCGCGCGTCCCCGAGCTCGTCCCCAGGACGCGGCCGGCGCCACCGCGCAGCGCGGGCGTGGCGCCGGCGCCGCCGCGCGGGGGGCCCCCGAGGCCACTCGTGGAGGCGGAGATCGGCCGACCGGTGCGGCCAGCGCCCATCGTGGCGGTCCCGTCTCCCGACGCGGCCCGCCGGCGGAGCGGCGACGCGGTGCCTGCCTTCCGGCCCGCCGCGAAGCCGGCGCCGGCGCCTGCGAAGGCGCCCGCGCCCTCCACGGCTCGCGAGCGCCGGCCCGAGCCGGCTCCGGCGCCTGCGACGGGGGCAAGAGCCCCCGCGTCTCCACCCTCCGGCAAGGCCGAGACTGCGCCGCGCGCCGCGCCGGGGTCCGCGCCGGCCGCGCCCGCACCCGCACCCGCGCCGAAGGGAGGGGAGGCGAGACCGGCTCGTCCGCCGGAGGCGAACAGCGGGGCGACGGCTCCGTCGCCCGCACCCGCTCCCGCACCCGCGAGGCGCCCCTGA
- the thpR gene encoding RNA 2',3'-cyclic phosphodiesterase, with translation MEGKTHRLFVALEPPDAVRRRIGARAAALRQAAGRHAEDVRWVPVENLHLTVQFLGAVPEQRVESVADGVRAAAAASRPLALEVKGAGGFPNARRPRVIWLGLEGDVEAARALVADVGRRLAPLGFAPEARPWAAHLTLGRARDPRGAPGLGGALVARAQEDGIPWRAGELVLVESHLSPKGPRYEPIVQAALGA, from the coding sequence GTGGAGGGCAAGACCCACCGCCTGTTCGTCGCGCTCGAGCCGCCCGACGCGGTTCGCCGGCGGATCGGCGCGCGCGCGGCCGCGCTCCGCCAGGCCGCCGGCCGACACGCGGAGGACGTGCGCTGGGTCCCCGTCGAGAACCTCCACCTCACGGTCCAGTTCCTCGGCGCCGTCCCCGAGCAGCGCGTGGAGTCGGTCGCCGACGGGGTGCGCGCCGCGGCGGCGGCGTCGCGGCCCCTCGCGCTCGAGGTGAAGGGCGCGGGCGGCTTCCCGAACGCGCGCCGGCCGCGCGTCATCTGGCTCGGGCTGGAGGGCGACGTGGAGGCGGCGCGGGCGCTCGTCGCGGACGTGGGCCGCCGGCTCGCGCCGCTGGGCTTCGCGCCCGAGGCGCGCCCCTGGGCCGCCCACCTCACCCTGGGTCGCGCGCGCGATCCCCGTGGCGCGCCGGGGCTCGGCGGGGCGCTCGTCGCGCGCGCGCAGGAGGACGGCATCCCGTGGCGCGCCGGCGAGCTGGTGCTGGTCGAGTCTCACCTCTCGCCGAAGGGCCCGCGCTACGAGCCCATCGTCCAGGCCGCCCTCGGCGCCTGA
- the glmS gene encoding glutamine--fructose-6-phosphate transaminase (isomerizing), with the protein MCGIVGYVGPRQCVDLIVGGLRKLEYRGYDSAGVAVVGPSGLAVKRAKGKLQNLVTILRDGPLPGCTGIGHTRWATHGRPSDENAHPHSYGGVAVVHNGIIENHLDLKAALTGRGHRFTSETDTEIFAHLIADALGDGAKDLHAAVRAALQQVQGTYAIAVVSEKRPGEIVAAKNASPLVVGYGEGESFLASDVPAILEHTRQVSYLEEGELAVLTAEGITVFGRNDEPITRPPRRIEWSAVAAEKDGHKHFMHKEIFEQPRAVADTIRGRASLEQGDVTLDGVELPEDYARSLERIVIVACGTSWHAGLSGRQMIEALARVPVEVELASEFRNRDPLVNERVLCLAISQSGETADTLAAVKIARARGAKAYAICNVVGSAIPRECDGGTLFTRAGPEIGVASTKAFTTQLAGLYLLAVKLGRLRGALSADKAREHLEALRHVPSWMEQMIRQEAALMPIAKRCAAARDVLFLGRGAQFPVALEGALKLKEISYIHAEGYAAGEMKHGPIALIDEDLPVVVLATREPAYEKTLGNIEEVRARGGHVFAVVSEGDTHAASLAEVALPVPPAPPLLAPLVSIIPLQFLAYHVADLKGTDVDQPRNLAKSVTVE; encoded by the coding sequence ATGTGCGGAATCGTTGGTTACGTCGGTCCCCGGCAGTGCGTTGACCTGATCGTCGGCGGCCTGAGGAAGCTGGAGTACCGCGGCTACGACTCGGCCGGCGTCGCGGTGGTGGGACCCTCCGGCCTCGCCGTGAAGCGGGCCAAGGGCAAGCTGCAGAACCTCGTCACCATCCTGCGCGACGGGCCGCTCCCGGGGTGCACCGGCATCGGGCACACCCGCTGGGCCACCCACGGCCGCCCGTCCGACGAGAACGCGCACCCGCACTCCTACGGCGGGGTGGCGGTGGTGCACAACGGCATCATCGAGAACCACCTCGATCTGAAGGCGGCCCTCACCGGGCGCGGCCACCGGTTCACCTCCGAGACGGACACGGAGATCTTCGCGCACCTCATCGCCGACGCGCTCGGCGACGGCGCGAAGGACCTGCACGCGGCGGTGCGCGCGGCGCTGCAGCAGGTGCAGGGCACCTACGCGATCGCGGTCGTGTCGGAGAAGCGGCCGGGCGAGATCGTCGCCGCGAAGAACGCCTCGCCGCTCGTCGTCGGCTACGGCGAGGGGGAGAGCTTCCTCGCCTCCGACGTGCCCGCGATCCTCGAGCACACGCGCCAGGTGAGCTACCTCGAGGAGGGCGAGCTGGCGGTCCTGACCGCCGAGGGCATCACCGTCTTCGGCCGGAACGACGAGCCGATCACCCGCCCGCCCCGCCGCATCGAGTGGAGCGCGGTGGCCGCCGAGAAGGACGGCCACAAGCACTTCATGCACAAGGAGATCTTCGAGCAGCCCCGGGCGGTCGCGGACACCATCCGCGGCCGCGCCTCGCTCGAGCAGGGAGACGTCACGCTCGACGGCGTGGAGCTGCCCGAGGACTACGCCCGCTCCCTGGAGCGGATCGTCATCGTCGCCTGCGGCACCTCCTGGCACGCCGGCCTCTCCGGCCGCCAGATGATCGAGGCGCTCGCGCGCGTCCCGGTCGAGGTGGAGCTCGCGAGCGAGTTCCGGAACCGCGATCCCCTGGTGAACGAGCGCGTCCTCTGCCTCGCCATCTCGCAGTCCGGCGAGACCGCCGACACGCTCGCGGCCGTCAAGATCGCGCGGGCGCGCGGCGCGAAGGCCTACGCCATCTGCAACGTGGTCGGCTCCGCGATCCCCCGCGAGTGCGACGGCGGGACGCTGTTCACGCGCGCCGGGCCGGAGATCGGGGTCGCCTCCACGAAGGCGTTCACCACGCAGCTCGCCGGCCTCTACCTGCTGGCCGTGAAGCTCGGGCGGCTGCGCGGCGCGCTCTCCGCCGACAAGGCGCGCGAGCACCTCGAGGCGCTCCGGCACGTGCCCTCCTGGATGGAGCAGATGATCCGCCAGGAGGCCGCGCTCATGCCGATCGCGAAGCGCTGCGCCGCCGCGCGGGACGTCCTCTTCCTCGGCCGCGGCGCCCAGTTCCCGGTGGCGCTGGAGGGCGCGCTGAAGCTGAAGGAGATCTCGTACATCCACGCCGAGGGCTACGCGGCCGGGGAGATGAAGCACGGCCCCATCGCGCTCATCGACGAGGACCTCCCGGTGGTGGTGCTCGCCACGCGAGAGCCCGCGTACGAGAAGACGCTCGGCAACATCGAGGAGGTCCGCGCCCGCGGCGGCCACGTGTTCGCGGTCGTCTCGGAGGGAGACACCCACGCCGCGAGCCTCGCCGAGGTGGCCCTCCCGGTCCCCCCTGCGCCGCCGCTCCTCGCGCCGCTCGTCTCGATCATCCCGCTCCAGTTCCTCGCCTACCACGTGGCGGATCTGAAGGGGACCGACGTGGATCAGCCGCGCAACCTGGCGAAGAGCGTGACGGTGGAGTAG
- the glmU gene encoding bifunctional UDP-N-acetylglucosamine diphosphorylase/glucosamine-1-phosphate N-acetyltransferase GlmU, protein MSHSPTPLAAIVLAAGKGTRMKSQKAKVLHEVGGRPLAWFPTRRALEIGANPVVAVVGHQAEAVEAALAATLPGAPLRFAVQREQLGTAHAVLSAREALGRYQGAVLILSGDTPLLRAETLSRVVAARAGATLSLATMRLADPHGYGRIVRDPAGTPARVVEEKDATDAERALDEVNAGLYCADAAFLWEALSKVGSANAQREFYLTDLVAMAARAGGVVAVPVPPEEASGVNDREELARAGRVLLRRRASELMRSGVTIEDPERFDCDEGVEIGADAVIEPNVRLKGRTRIGAGCRLGAGAILTDAVLADGVTVKPYTVIEEATVAARAILGPFSRLRPGSDIGEEAHVGNFVETKKARLGKGAKANHLTYLGDATIGAGANVGAGTITCNYDGEKKHPTTIGEGAFIGSDSILVAPIEIGAGAYVAAGSTLTESVPPGALALGRAKQVTKEGWVARRKAEAQNKGAAEAAPAPSPADSPRGGRAS, encoded by the coding sequence ATGAGCCATTCCCCCACACCCCTCGCCGCGATCGTGCTCGCCGCCGGCAAGGGCACCCGGATGAAGTCTCAGAAGGCGAAGGTGCTCCACGAGGTCGGCGGCCGCCCGCTGGCATGGTTCCCGACCCGGCGCGCGCTGGAGATCGGCGCGAACCCCGTGGTGGCGGTCGTGGGCCACCAGGCGGAGGCGGTGGAGGCCGCGCTCGCGGCGACGCTGCCCGGCGCGCCGCTGCGCTTCGCGGTGCAGCGCGAGCAGCTCGGGACCGCCCACGCCGTCCTCTCCGCGCGCGAGGCGCTCGGGCGCTACCAGGGCGCGGTCCTGATCCTGTCCGGCGACACGCCGCTCCTCCGGGCAGAGACCCTCTCGCGCGTGGTCGCCGCCCGGGCAGGCGCCACGCTCTCGCTCGCGACGATGCGGCTCGCCGACCCGCACGGCTACGGCCGCATCGTCCGGGATCCCGCGGGGACCCCGGCCCGCGTCGTCGAGGAGAAGGACGCGACGGACGCGGAGCGCGCCCTCGACGAGGTGAACGCCGGGCTGTACTGCGCCGACGCCGCGTTCCTGTGGGAGGCGCTCTCGAAGGTGGGGAGCGCCAACGCGCAGCGCGAGTTCTACCTCACCGATCTCGTCGCCATGGCGGCGCGCGCGGGCGGCGTGGTCGCGGTGCCGGTGCCGCCCGAGGAGGCGTCGGGCGTGAACGACCGCGAGGAGCTCGCCCGCGCCGGCCGCGTGCTCCTGCGCCGCCGGGCCTCGGAGCTCATGCGCTCGGGCGTGACGATCGAGGATCCCGAGCGCTTCGACTGCGACGAGGGCGTCGAGATCGGAGCGGACGCGGTGATCGAGCCGAACGTCCGCCTGAAGGGGCGCACGCGCATCGGCGCCGGCTGCCGGCTCGGGGCGGGCGCGATCCTCACCGACGCCGTCCTCGCCGACGGCGTGACGGTGAAGCCGTACACGGTGATCGAGGAGGCGACCGTCGCCGCCCGCGCGATCCTCGGCCCGTTCTCCCGCCTGCGGCCGGGGAGCGACATCGGCGAGGAGGCGCACGTCGGGAACTTCGTCGAGACCAAGAAGGCGCGCCTCGGCAAGGGCGCGAAGGCGAACCACCTCACCTACCTCGGCGACGCCACCATCGGCGCGGGCGCGAACGTCGGCGCCGGCACGATCACCTGCAACTACGACGGGGAGAAGAAGCACCCGACGACCATCGGCGAAGGCGCCTTCATCGGGTCCGACTCGATCCTGGTCGCCCCCATCGAGATCGGGGCCGGCGCCTACGTGGCCGCGGGCTCCACCCTCACGGAGAGCGTGCCCCCGGGCGCCCTGGCCCTCGGGCGCGCGAAGCAAGTGACGAAGGAGGGGTGGGTGGCCAGGAGGAAGGCGGAGGCGCAGAACAAAGGGGCGGCCGAGGCCGCGCCGGCGCCGTCCCCGGCCGACAGCCCGCGCGGCGGGCGAGCGAGCTAG
- the ggt gene encoding gamma-glutamyltransferase has translation MPVLLALVLSATAVSSRGAVATAHPLASEIAADVLRGGGNAADAAVAAALALAVVEPQSSGIGGGGFALVYDARARRVHALDFREVAPAAATPDMFAPSPGAPGAPPRSLDGGLAVAVPGAVKGYAELARRFGSRRFAALAAPAARLAERGFPASPSYSDAARARLACLAARPAAAREFLAKGSDGRPAAPGPGDRVVRRELARTLRLLGRDPDAFYRGPLAERIARAARDDGGVLAASDLGRYRVRERPPVEGRYRGHRVVSMGLPSAGGAIVVGVLQALERETPRAGGYRPVRFLHAMAEAEKRLFARRAALGDPAFAPGAAAVVDEMVSPRYAARLSAEVGERALPVAAEAPPQGEDKHTTHVSVVDGEGNAVAITTTVNYLFGACVVVPGTGILLNDQMDDFDAAAGVPNAYGLVGTGANAPAPGKTPLSSMAPTLVFEPGGALWLVLGAPGGSTIPTTIAQAISHLVDDGMTLEQALAAPRLHHQWQPDALRVEPNGLEAETARALQARGHRLQVSERPWGNAQAVRRRPDGRWEAASDPRYDGVPSAP, from the coding sequence ATGCCGGTCCTGCTCGCGCTCGTCCTCTCCGCGACCGCCGTCTCCAGCCGGGGGGCGGTGGCGACCGCTCACCCGCTCGCGAGCGAGATCGCCGCGGACGTGCTGCGCGGCGGCGGCAACGCCGCCGACGCGGCGGTCGCGGCGGCGCTCGCGCTCGCGGTGGTCGAGCCGCAGTCGTCGGGCATCGGCGGGGGAGGGTTCGCGCTCGTCTACGACGCGCGCGCGCGGAGGGTGCACGCCCTCGACTTCCGCGAGGTCGCGCCCGCCGCGGCGACCCCGGACATGTTCGCGCCGTCGCCCGGCGCGCCCGGGGCGCCGCCCCGCTCGCTCGACGGAGGCCTCGCGGTGGCGGTGCCCGGCGCCGTGAAGGGGTACGCGGAGCTCGCGCGCCGCTTCGGCTCGCGGCGGTTCGCGGCGCTCGCCGCACCCGCGGCGCGCCTCGCCGAGCGCGGGTTCCCCGCCTCGCCCTCCTACTCCGACGCGGCGCGAGCTCGCCTCGCGTGCCTCGCCGCCCGGCCCGCGGCGGCGAGGGAGTTCCTCGCGAAGGGATCCGACGGCCGGCCTGCCGCCCCCGGTCCGGGCGATCGCGTCGTGCGCCGCGAGCTCGCCCGCACCCTCCGGCTCCTGGGCCGGGATCCGGACGCCTTCTACCGCGGGCCGCTGGCGGAGCGGATCGCCCGGGCCGCCCGGGACGACGGAGGCGTCCTCGCGGCGAGCGACCTCGGGCGCTACCGCGTTCGTGAGCGCCCGCCGGTCGAGGGTCGCTACCGCGGACACCGCGTCGTGTCGATGGGCCTGCCCTCCGCGGGCGGCGCGATCGTGGTCGGCGTCCTGCAGGCGCTCGAGCGCGAGACCCCGCGCGCCGGCGGGTACCGGCCCGTGCGCTTCCTGCACGCGATGGCGGAGGCGGAGAAGCGGCTCTTCGCGCGCCGCGCCGCCCTCGGGGATCCGGCCTTCGCACCGGGCGCCGCGGCGGTGGTCGACGAGATGGTCTCTCCCCGGTACGCCGCCCGGCTCTCCGCGGAGGTCGGCGAGCGCGCGCTGCCGGTCGCCGCCGAGGCGCCGCCGCAGGGCGAGGACAAGCACACGACGCACGTCTCGGTGGTGGACGGGGAGGGGAACGCCGTCGCGATCACGACGACCGTGAACTACCTGTTCGGCGCCTGCGTGGTGGTGCCGGGGACGGGGATCCTCCTGAACGACCAGATGGACGACTTCGACGCCGCCGCGGGCGTGCCCAACGCGTACGGGCTGGTGGGCACCGGCGCGAACGCCCCGGCGCCGGGGAAGACGCCGCTCTCCTCGATGGCGCCGACGCTGGTGTTCGAGCCGGGTGGGGCGCTCTGGCTCGTCCTCGGAGCACCGGGCGGCTCGACCATCCCGACCACCATCGCGCAGGCGATCTCCCACCTCGTGGACGACGGTATGACCCTGGAGCAGGCGCTCGCCGCCCCGCGCCTGCACCATCAGTGGCAACCGGACGCGCTGCGGGTGGAGCCGAACGGCCTCGAGGCGGAGACCGCCCGCGCCCTCCAGGCCCGGGGGCACCGGCTCCAGGTGTCGGAGCGGCCCTGGGGCAACGCCCAGGCGGTCCGCCGCAGGCCCGACGGGCGGTGGGAGGCCGCGAGCGACCCCAGGTACGACGGGGTCCCCTCCGCCCCCTGA
- a CDS encoding chemotaxis protein CheW: MTTRPESSAATGGLRPPRAALTAEVRRLEEELGRAQRELLAQGGDVLPGLHLLVETVGLRALLGAGRVSEVVRLVSTVPLAGAGPHVLGTFVCRGTPVVAVDLAALLGIAREPSLDAQIAVVPGAPTIGLVVDRVDRLVDGPRLFHGDAQAGTPDAWRGSPLVAGLCLHGGEVVPLIDPGPLAAGLAEPRS, translated from the coding sequence GTGACGACGAGGCCCGAATCCAGCGCCGCCACGGGCGGCCTCCGTCCGCCGCGCGCCGCCCTGACCGCGGAGGTGCGCCGGCTCGAGGAGGAGCTCGGTCGCGCCCAGCGCGAGCTGCTCGCGCAGGGCGGCGACGTCCTCCCCGGCCTGCACCTCCTCGTCGAGACGGTGGGCCTGCGCGCGCTGCTCGGCGCGGGGCGGGTATCCGAGGTGGTGCGGCTCGTCTCCACCGTCCCGCTCGCCGGCGCCGGGCCCCACGTGCTCGGCACGTTCGTCTGCCGCGGCACCCCGGTCGTGGCCGTGGACCTGGCCGCGCTGCTCGGGATCGCGCGGGAGCCTTCCCTGGACGCGCAGATCGCGGTCGTCCCCGGCGCTCCGACGATCGGGCTCGTGGTGGACCGGGTGGACCGGCTCGTCGACGGGCCGCGGCTCTTCCATGGGGACGCGCAGGCGGGCACGCCCGACGCCTGGAGAGGGTCGCCGCTCGTCGCGGGGCTCTGCCTCCACGGAGGCGAGGTCGTGCCGCTGATCGATCCGGGGCCGCTCGCCGCTGGGCTCGCGGAGCCGCGGTCGTGA
- a CDS encoding protein-glutamate O-methyltransferase CheR has protein sequence MTATGAPSAAGVEDVERALRDACGITLTEGLRTTLAEALRRAARATGLDPDTFRARLRARDARCVAELVEAAVVGETYFFRHPEQLEVVRQLVLERAPRERPLRIWSAGCATGEEPYTLAMLLRDAGRAGCRDRILATDVSVRALAVAAEATYGPWSLRRLDPVARARHLAGEMPVVRVREEVRAAVELRRHNLFSEPAPPGPFDLVVCRNVLIYFDPETARAIAARLLEAVAPGGFLLLGPVEVPLAERLEAERIEVGGTTLLRRMAEGERAGERVAPKPARGRARSGSGASPTASRTPIRTRTPVPGPPEAGHPEPFDSAACGRYAQDRLRSAAPAAERSRGTPTPTASATPTPAPGFEQARDAARRGDVEFAEQLAREVAERHLCPESFLLLAMAADARGDLAGAIDALRRALYLEPGLAMAHAALVPLYARVGRHDEAARARRNALEAVEGLDDTAPLRGVEPITVGALRSALGAVHRPQAGAGRSEA, from the coding sequence GTGACCGCGACCGGCGCTCCCTCCGCCGCCGGCGTCGAGGACGTCGAGCGGGCGCTGCGGGACGCCTGCGGCATCACGCTGACCGAGGGGCTCCGCACGACCCTCGCCGAGGCGCTCCGGCGCGCCGCGCGGGCGACCGGGCTCGACCCCGACACGTTCAGGGCGCGGCTGCGCGCTCGGGATGCGCGCTGCGTCGCCGAGCTCGTCGAGGCGGCGGTGGTGGGGGAGACCTACTTCTTCCGCCACCCGGAGCAGCTCGAGGTGGTGCGCCAGCTCGTGCTGGAGCGGGCTCCCCGCGAACGCCCCCTGCGCATCTGGTCGGCGGGGTGCGCCACCGGAGAGGAGCCGTACACCCTCGCCATGCTGCTCCGCGACGCCGGGCGCGCCGGCTGCCGCGACCGGATCCTCGCGACCGACGTGTCGGTGCGCGCGCTGGCAGTGGCCGCGGAGGCGACGTACGGCCCGTGGTCGCTCCGGCGGCTCGACCCCGTCGCCCGCGCCCGCCACCTCGCGGGAGAGATGCCGGTCGTGCGGGTGCGCGAGGAGGTGCGCGCCGCGGTCGAGCTGCGGCGGCACAACCTGTTCTCCGAGCCCGCCCCGCCCGGCCCGTTCGATCTCGTCGTGTGCCGGAACGTGCTCATCTACTTCGACCCCGAGACGGCGCGAGCGATCGCCGCGCGGCTGCTGGAGGCGGTCGCGCCGGGAGGGTTCCTGCTGCTCGGTCCCGTGGAGGTGCCGCTCGCCGAGCGGCTCGAGGCGGAGCGGATCGAGGTGGGCGGCACGACGCTGCTCCGGCGCATGGCGGAGGGGGAGCGGGCCGGAGAGCGCGTCGCGCCGAAGCCGGCGCGGGGCAGGGCGAGGAGCGGGAGCGGCGCGAGCCCGACCGCGAGCCGAACCCCGATCCGGACCCGGACGCCGGTCCCGGGACCACCTGAGGCCGGTCATCCCGAGCCCTTCGACTCCGCGGCCTGCGGCCGCTACGCTCAGGACAGGCTGCGCTCCGCCGCACCGGCGGCGGAGCGGAGTCGAGGGACCCCGACCCCGACCGCGTCGGCAACCCCCACCCCCGCCCCCGGCTTCGAGCAGGCGCGCGACGCCGCGCGGCGCGGGGACGTCGAGTTCGCGGAGCAGCTCGCGCGCGAGGTGGCGGAGCGTCACCTGTGCCCGGAGTCATTCCTGCTCCTCGCCATGGCCGCGGACGCGCGGGGTGATCTCGCCGGGGCCATCGACGCGCTCCGGCGCGCGCTCTACCTCGAGCCGGGGCTGGCGATGGCCCACGCCGCGCTCGTGCCGCTCTACGCGCGGGTGGGGCGACACGACGAGGCCGCGCGCGCGCGCCGGAACGCGCTCGAGGCCGTCGAGGGGCTCGACGACACGGCGCCGCTGCGCGGCGTCGAGCCCATCACCGTGGGCGCGCTGCGCAGCGCGCTCGGGGCCGTGCACCGACCGCAGGCTGGGGCCGGAAGGAGCGAGGCATGA